A genomic region of Mus musculus strain C57BL/6J chromosome 7, GRCm38.p6 C57BL/6J contains the following coding sequences:
- the Muc6 gene encoding mucin-6 isoform 2 precursor (isoform 2 precursor is encoded by transcript variant 2), whose translation MLRVRQLLLLLLFRGPLIDAGAWTGDVTDSDTEDNLQSSPEKGWCSTWGAGHFSTFDGHEYNFQGMCNYIFTATCGDDVPATFSIQLRRDMEGNISRIIMELGASVVTVNKETISVRDIGVVSLPYTSNGLQITPYGQSVQLVAKQLELELVITWGPDAHLTVQVETKYMGKLCGLCGNFDGKIDNEFLSEDGKLLEAHKYATLQKLDDPNEICAHEAIPSTIILKTRYAQICNQLLTLVSPGCDVPKETLMLSCQADMAACARPGQPNCSCATLSEYSRRCSMTGQPVRNWRTPALCPMSQCPANQVYQECGEVCIKTCSNPQHSCSSPCTFGCFCPHGTLLDDISGNQSCVPVNQCPCMLNGMVYGPGEITKTACQTCQCTMGRWTCTKQPCPGHCSLEGGSFVTTFDARPYRFHGTCTYTLLQSPQLPNEGTLMAVYDKSGYSHSETSLVAIMYLSKKDKIVISEDEVITNNGDTKLLPYKTHNITIFRQTSTHLQMATTFGLELVFQMQPVFQVYITVGPQFKGQTRGLCGNFNGDTTDDFTTSMGIDEGTASLFVDSWRAGNCPAALEREMDPCSMSQLNKVCAETHCSMLLKKGSVFEKCHSVVNPQPFYKRCVYQACNYEETFPHICSALGAYAHACSARGILLWGWRNSVDNCTVPCTGNRTFSYDSQACDRTCLSLSDRETECHVSPVPVDGCNCPEGTYLNHKAECVHKAQCPCLLDDYKFVQADQSTMINGVICHCINGRLSCPRQAEMFFASCPEPKTFQSCSQSSEDKFGAACAPTCQMLATGIDCVPTKCESGCVCPKGLYENSDGQCVPAEECPCDYAGVSYPGGFELHTDCKTCTCSQGRWTCQLSTQCPSTCVLYGEGHIITFDGQRFVFDGDCEYMLATDDCGANSSQPTFKVLTENVICGKSGVTCSRAIKISLGGLFITMADSNYTVSGEEPLVHLKVKPSPLNLVLDIDIPGRLNLTLVWNKHMSVSIKIRRATQDALCGLCGNANGNMKDDFETRSKYVASNELEFVNSWKESPLCGDASYAVDPCSLNTFRRSWAERKCNIINSQTFAACHSKVYHLPYYEACVRDACGCDTGGDCECLCDAVAAYAKACLDKGVCVDWRTPDFCPIYCDFYNTHTLVGENEYQYAQESNCTWHYQPCLCPGSLGSFPDTNTEGCYNCSQNEYFDHSEGTCVPCAPPTTTLPPTTTGSQPTTETTISTEFHSSTSANTPVAPSYLPGLPTPPPSAPSSTEELTVWTTPKESTVSSGEYPQTTMAATPPTSPWPPTSIPKSTPTELPVTQATSKPTASSLSSSTKTTAELTESTTVTLLTLMPGMSTSQGKTSASYTTQHQSTSFHLTTISKWPTNGPQHFSHWKLLTFYPSIILQSRLLGLLATLASWDLQLTGGRAPDYLPGLCGQCDSNSLPGFLRLLCQFQ comes from the exons atgctcaggGTCCGacagctgctgctgttgctgctcttCAGGGGACCCCTAATCGATGCTG GTGCCTGGACTGGAGATGTCACAGACTCCGACACTGAGGATAACCTGCAATCCT ccccaGAAAAGGGTTGGTGCTCCACATGGGGAGCTGGCCACTTTTCCACCTTTGACGGCCATGAGTATAATTTCCAAGGGATGTGCAATTATATCTTTACGGCCACCTGTGGGGATGACGTGCCCGCCACCTTTAGCATCCAGCTGCGGAGAGATATGGAGGGGAATATCTCCCGGATCATCATGGAACTGGGGGCTTCTGTGGTTACTGTGAACAAGGAAACCATCTCTGTCAGGGACATTGG GGTTGTTAGCCTGCCCTACACCAGCAATGGCCTCCAGATCACACCATACGGCCAGAGCGTGCAGCTGGTGGCCAAGCAGCTGGAGCTAGAGTTGGTCATCACGTGGGGTCCAGACGCCCATCTTACG GTCCAGGTAGAGACGAAGTACATGGGCAAGCTATGTGGACTGTGTGGGAACTTCGATGGAAAGATAGACAATGAATTTCTGAGTGAGGACG GCAAACTTTTGGAAGCCCATAAGTATGCTACACTCCAGAAGCTAGATGATCCCAACGAGATCTGTGCCCATGAAGCCATCCCCAGCACCATCATCCTGAAGACCAGATAT GCCCAGATCTGCAACCAGCTACTGACCCTGGTGTCCCCTGGGTGTGACGTACCAAAGGAGACACTGATGTTGAGCTGCCAGGCAGACATGGCCGCCTGTGCCCGACCAGGCCAGCCAAACTGCAGCTGTGCCACACTATCTGAGTACTCCCGGCGATGCAGCATGACTGGCCAGCCTGTCCGAAACTGGAGGACTCCCGCACTCTGCC CCATGAGCCAGTGCCCAGCCAACCAAGTGTACCAGGAGTGCGGTGAGGTCTGCATCAAGACTTGCTCCAACCCACAGCACAGCTGCTCCAGCCCCTGCACCTTCGGCTGCTTCTGCCCCCACG GTACACTGCTTGATGATATATCCGGAAACCAGTCCTGTGTGCCAGTCAACCAGTGCCCCTGCATGCTCAATGGTATGGTTTATGGCCCCGGGGAGATCACAAAGACAGCCTGTCAAACCTG CCAGTGTACCATGGGCCGCTGGACATGCACAAAGCAGCCGTGTCCTGGCCACTGCTCCCTAGAAGGTGGCTCCTTTGTCACCACATTCGACGCCAGACCCTACCGCTTCCACGGCACCTGCACCTATACTCTTCTCCAG AGCCCACAGCTCCCCAATGAAGGCACCCTCATGGCTGTGTATGACAAGTCGGGTTACTCGCACTCAGAGACCTCCCTAGTGGCCATCATGTATCTGTCCAAGAAG GACAAAATTGTCATCTCAGAAGATGAAGTGATCACCAACAACGGGGACACCAAATTGCTGCCATACAAGACAC ACAACATCACCATCTTCAGGCAGACATCCACCCACCTCCAGATGGCTACCACCTTCGGGCTGGAACTTGTGTTCCAGATGCAGCCTGTCTTCCAGGTGTACATTACAGTCGGGCCCCAGTTCAAAGGCCAGACCAGAG GGCTCTGCGGCAATTTCAACGGAGACACAACAGACGATTTCACAACCAGCATGGGTATTGATGAAGGCACTGCCTCACTCTTTGTGGACTCTTGGCGTGCTGGGAACTGTCCAGCTGCCCTAGAGCGTGAGATGGACCCCTGCTCCATGAGCCAGCTCAACA AGGTGTGTGCAGAGACCCACTGTTCCATGCTCCTGAAGAAGGGCAGTGTGTTTGAGAAGTGCCACAGTGTGGTGAACCCCCAGCCCTTCTACAAG AGATGCGTGTACCAGGCCTGCAACTACGAGGAGACCTTCCCTCACATCTGTTCTGCACTGGGGGCCTATGCCCATGCCTGCTCTGCCCGTGGCATCCTGCTCTGGGGCTGGAGGAACAGTGTGGACAACTGCA CTGTGCCTTGCACCGGCAACCGCACGTTCAGCTATGATAGCCAGGCCTGTGATcgtacctgcctgtctctgtcggACCGTGAGACGGAGTGTCACGTGAGTCCTGTGCCAGTGGATGGCTGCAACTGTCCTGAGGGCACCTACTTGAACCACAAGGCAGAATGTGTGCACAAGGCCCAGTGCCCCTGTCTGCTGGACGACTACAAGTTTGTCCAAGCTGATCAGTCAACCATGATCAACGGGGTCATATG TCACTGCATCAATGGGCGCCTGAGCTGTCCACGGCAAGCGGAGATGTTCTTTG CATCCTGCCCAGAGCCCAAGACCTTCCAGTCCTGCAGCCAGTCGTCAGAGGACAAGTTCGGAGCTGCATGTGCCCCCACGTGCCAGATGCTGGCCACGGGCATTGACTGT GTACCCACCAAGTGTGAGTCCGGCTGCGTCTGTCCTAAGGGGCTCTATGAGAACAGCGACGGGCAGTGTGTGCCTGCAGAGGAATGCCCATGTGACTATGCAGGGGTGTCCTACCCTGGTGGTTTTGAGCTCCACACAGACTGTAAGACATG cacctgCTCACAGGGAAGGTGGACCTGCCAGCTTAGCACACAATGTCCATCCACCTGTGTCCTCTATGGCGAAGGCCACATCATAACTTTTGATGGACAACGCTTTGTGTTTGACGGCGACTGCGAATACATGCTGGCCACG GATGACTGTGGGGCCAACAGCTCACAGCCTACCTTCAAGGTCCTGACAGAGAATGTCATCTGTGGGAAGTCCGGAGTCACCTGCTCCAGAGCCATCAAGATTTCCCTGGGT gGGCTCTTCATCACGATGGCAGACAGTAACTACACAGTCAGCGGGGAAGAGCCCCTGGTGCACCTGAAAGTGAAGCCTAGCCCCCTGAATCTTGTCCTGGACATAGACATCCCTGGAAGGCTCAACCTGACACTCGTATGGAACAAGCACATGAGTGTCTCAATCAAGATCCGCCGCGCTACCCAG GATGCCCTCTGTGGCTTGTGTGGCAACGCCAATGGGAACATGAAAGATGACTTCGAAACACGTAGCAAGTATGTGGCGTCCAATGAACTGGAGTTTGTGAACTCGTGGAAGGAAAGCCCGCTGTGTGGGGATGCAAGTTATGCGGTGGATCCCTGCAGCTTGAATACCTTCCGGCGCTCCTGGGCCGAGCGTAAATGCAACATTATCAACAGCCAGACCTTTGCTGCCTGCCACAGCAAG GTATACCACCTGCCCTACTATGAGGCCTGCGTGCGTGACGCCTGTGGGTGTGACACGGGCGGGGACTGCGAGTGTCTGTGTGATGCAGTGGCTGCCTATGCCAAAGCCTGTCTGGACAAGGGCGTGTGTGTGGACTGGAGAACCCCAGACTTCTGCC CCATCTACTGTGACTTCTACAACACCCACACATTGGTGGGTGAGAATGAATACCAGTATGCTCAGGAGTCCAACTGCACGTGGCACTACCAGCCCTGTCTCTGCCCTGGCAGCCTGGGAAGCTTCCCGGACACCAACACAGAAG GCTGTTACAACTGCTCCCAGAATGAGTACTTCGACCACAGTGAAGGGACCTGTGTACCCTGTG CACCACCCACTACCACACTACCGCCAACCACCACAG GTTCACAGCCTACCACGGAAACCACCATCAGCACTGAGTTTCACAGTTCCACCTCTGCAAACACACCTGTGGCCCCCTCCTACCTGCCAGGTCTTCCGACCCCACCACCTTCAGCCCCATCCTCCACTGAGGAACTAACAGTCTGGACCACCCCCAAGGAATCCACAGTCTCCTCGGGAG AATACCCTCAAACCACCATGGCTGCCACACCTCCGACATCACCTTGGCCTCCTACATCCATACCGAAGTCAacacccacagagctcccagtgacACAGGCCACATCCAAGCCCACAGCATCTTCCCTCAGCTCATCCACGAAGACCACAGCTGAGTTAACAGAGAGTACCACAGTGACCTTGCTAACCTTAATGCCTGGGATGTCTACCAGCCAAG GTAAAACCTCAGCATCCTACACGACGCAGCATCAGTCCACATCGTTCCACCTCACTACAATATCCAAATGGCCCACCAACGGA CCGCAGCACTTCTCCCACTGGAAGCTCCTCACCTTCTACCCCAGTATCATCCTCCAATCCAGACTCCTCGGTCTCCTCGCCACCCTCGCATCCTG